The genomic stretch TATTAATTAATTAATATAATTTTTATTATAAGGATTTTTATTTTCTTTAAATTTTAAAAAAATAGGAATACCAAAAAATTTTAAATTTTTATATAAAAAATTTAATAAATAACGTTTATAATTATTTTCTAATTTTGTTATTTGATTTCCATGAATAATTAAAGTTAATGGATTATATTTACCTACATGTATATATTTTAACTTTATACGATGTTTTTTAATTATAGGAGGTGGAAAATTGTTAATTGCTAAATACATAATTTTCATTAATTGTGAAGTCTTAATTTTTTGATTAGTTAAATTATATGTTTTAAATAAAAATTTAAATAAATTTTTTAATCCTATACCATATTTAGCTGATATAAATATTATAGGGATAAACGGAAATTTAATTCTAATTACCTTTTTTATTTGTTTTATTTTCTGTATATGAATTAAATCATATTTATTAATTGCTATAATAATAGGTTTTCCTTGATTAATAATATAATTTATTATAATAGTTTCTTGATTAGAAAATATTTCTTTAGAACCATCAATAATAAATAAAATTATATTTGATTTTTTTATAGATTTAAAAGAATTTTTAATTATATTTTTTTCTTTATTTTGTACTTTATTTTTTTTTTTAATACCTGCAGTATCAATAATAATTAAATTTTTAAAATATTTTGTTACTATTTGATTGATATTTGTTATTGGTATAGTAATACTATCTCTAGTGGTTCCAGCCGAATGATTTACAATCATTCTTTCTTCTTTAAGAATTGTATTAATTAAAGTAGATTTACCAACATTAGGAATACCTATAATTGATAATATTATATTATTATTTTTAATGTTATTTAAATATTTATAGTTTTGGTTTTTAATTAATTTTTTTTTAAAGTAAATATTTTTGATATAAGGTAATAATAATATTAATAATTTATTAATACAGTTAATATTAATAATATTAATAGGATATAATTTATATCCTAAAGAATAAAATTCTTTTTCATAAAAATCATTATGTTTTCTATTTAAAATAATTATAACATTTTTTTTATGTACTCTTATTATATTTATAATTTCATAATCTGTATTTGTTAGATATAATCCTTTTATTATAAATAAAATTAAGTCTGATTCTTTAATAGCTTGAAAAGTTTGTTTGTTTACTAAAGAATTAATTAATTTTATTTTTTCTTTTTTAACATTATTAATTATGCTACCTGTATCAATACAAATAAATCGATATTTATTTATTTTTACATATCCATAATTTCTATCTCTTGTAAATCCAGGGATATCATTAACTAATGCTTTATTAGTTTTAGTTAATAAATTATATAAAGTAGATTTTCCTGAATTTGGTGATCCTACTATAGTAACTATAGGATAATTTAACATTATTTACTCTCACTATATTACATAATTAATAATTTATAATTTAAACATATATATTATACCATTATAAGTTTGCAAAATTAATTTATCATGAACTAATAATGATGATTGTATATAATCATTAAATTTTTTAATAAATTTATGACTGATAATATTTCCATTATTAGCATTTAAAAAATAAATTTTACCTTGTTTGTCTATAATTATAATATTATTTTTATAATAAATTGGGGTTATGGTTTTTTTATATGCAAATTTTTTTTGTGACCAAATAATATTTCCTGTATCAATATTTAATGATAAAAGATTATTGTTTATATCAAAAAAATAAATACTATTATTATTAATGATAAAATCACCAGATACTTTATATAATTTTTTCCAAATAATATTACCATTAGAAAGATCTAAAGCATTAAAATTTCCATTATATGAAACTACATAAACTATTCCATTTGCAATTATTGGTTGAGCATCAATATCATTAAAATTTAAAGAATTAAATGAATTAGGAATTTTTGTTAAATCTCTTTGCCAAATTATGAAACCATTATTTAATATGCAAGAACTAACAATACCATTATCACTACCAGTTATAATATTATCAAAAAATACTGCTGGTTTTGATGTACCTCTAAATGAATATGGTTCTAAAGGACCTAAACTTATTGTCCATAAAATATGACCGTTATTTTTATCTAATCCTTGTAAAATATTATTATCATTATGTACAATTAAAATATTTTTTGAAATAACTGGGTCGGATAATACTTCACTAAAAACAAATGTTTCCCATATTTTATTACCATTTTTATTGTTTAAAGCAATAATTTTACCTTTTTCACTTCCTAAATATAAATAATTATTTGATACAACAGGACCACTTGATAATTCTTCAGATAAACAATATGAAAATATACAAAAATTTTTTTTAGCAAGATTTATATTCCATATTATTTTACCATTTTTCATATTAACACATTTTACTATACCATTTTTATTCGCAATATATATTAATCCATGTTTATACGCTAAATGTAGTTTTGAAAAACTATTATCTGATTTTTTAATAATTTTATTAAACCAAATTAATCTAGGATTTATTTGATTTTTTTTAAAAATTTTTAGATTATTTTTATAATATTTCAGTATATTTTTGTAATCTGGAGAACAATAATTATTGTTATTTGAACATCCAGTTAATATTAAAGAACAAAATATAAAAAATATTAATATTAATTTTTGCAATTTCATGACTCTCTCTTTAAGTTAATCATATAAAATATTTTAAAAATAAAAAATTATCTTTTGTATTTATAATATTATAAATAAATTTTTTAATTTTTATTAACAAATATATAAATAATAAAGAATATTAATTTTTATTAAAAATATAGTAAAATATATAAACAGATTCTTTTAATAATTAAAAATTTTTATTAATGTTATTATTAGTTCTTTTTCAAGAAAAGTTATTTGTTTTTTTAAAAATAAATCTTTTATTGTTAATTGATTATTATTTATTTCTTTTTTTCCAATAATTAAAAGAAAGTGAACTTTTTGCTTAATTGCTTGAATAATTTGTTTTTTTAAATTACTAAAATAATAACTAATAACTATTTTTAACAGAGGAAATTTTTTTCTAATTATTTCACGAATAAAAATAGCTTTACGTAAAGTTAAATCAACATCCATTGGAACAAGATAAATATCTATTAAATAATTTATTTGTAATTTTATTGCATTAATTTTTTTAACTAATAATATTAAACGTTCTATTCCAATAGCACAACCCATACCATTAATATTATTTTTTTTACTTAATTTAGTAATTAATTTATCATATCTACCACCACCACAAATAGTTTTATGAGATCCTAATTGATTAGTAGTCCATTCAAATACAATATCATTATAATAATCTAATCCTCTAACCAAACGATAATTTATAGAAAAATTGATTTTTATCATATTTAGTATATCACATAATTTATTTAATTTTATTATGCAATTTTTACTAAGAAAATTTTTTAATTTAGGAGCATTATTTAATAATTCCTGAATATCAGGATTTTTACTATCTAATATTCTTAAAGGATTTTTATACATTCTTCTCTTACAATCTTCATCTAGTAAATGAAAATATTTTTCTAAATATGCTATAAGTTTTTTAATATATTTTTCTCTATCTTCAATAGATCCAATAGAATTAATTTCTAAAAAAACATTATTTATAATATTTAGTTCTTTCCAAATATAATATGTCATTATAATAATTTCAGAATCTATATAAGGGGATTCTAACCCTAATACTTCAATACCTATTTGATTAAATTGTCTGTATCTTCCTCTTTGTGGCCTTTCATAACGAAACATAGGACCATTATACCATAATCTTTGATTTAAGAAATTAAAAGCATTATGCTCTATTACTGCTCTAATACAACCAGCAGTACCTTCTGGTCTCAAGGTAAGGCTTTCTCCATTTCTATCATTTAAATTATACATTTCTTTTTCTACAATATCTGTCATTTCACCTATTACTTGTTTAAATAAAATACTTTTTTCTAAAATAGGAATTTTGATTTCTTTATAACCATAATTAATTAATATACGTTTAATAACATTTTCAATATATTCCCATAATTTAGTATCTGGAAAAAAATAGTCATGCATACCATGAACTGCAGTAATATTTTTAATCATTTAAATATCTCTTATTAGTAATAATTACATTATATTTTTTATTATTTATATAATATATAAATATTTATTTATAATAAGATAAATTTATTATAAATAAAATTTTAATAATATTGACAAATTAATAATCTTAATCCTATATTTTTATATATACCTAATATGTATTTTTTTACTTAAAAAATTAACTAAAATTGATTTATTAATTAAAATATGTTATATAATTTTATTTAATTTCATGTTTTATTTATTTTTATATTTAACAAATATATTAATAAAAAGGTTATAATTCTGAATGAAAAATGATATTTATTGGATGAATTATGCTTTAAATTTAGCAAAATTAGCAATTAAATCTGGTGAAATACCAGTTGGTGCTGTAATCATACAAAATAATAAAATTATATCAGAAGGTAAAAATAATTCTATTAAAAAAAATGATCCTACAGGACATGCTGAAATTATAGCATTAAGAAAAGCCGGTAAATTTTTAAAAAATTATAGATTATTAAATACAACTATGTATGTAACATTAGAACCATGTTTAATGTGTTCTGGTGCAATTATTATTAGTAGAATTAATCGTTTAGTATATAGTATTAGTAATAATAAATATTCTAATATAGGATCTTTTATAGACTTATTAAGTATTTATAATATAAATTATTGTATAAAAATTAATTCTGGAGTATTAGTTAATGAATGCACTAATACCATTAAAAAATTTTTTTCTTTAAAAAGAAAAAATAAAATACATTAATATAATGAATTTTAGAAGTTAGAGGGAGGTATTTGATTTTGAATCAAATTATAGATTATTCAAATTATGATATTAAAATATGGAAATTAATTCAAAAAGAAATTAAACGTCAAGAAGAACATATAGAATTAATTGCTTCTGAAAATTATGCTTCACCTTATGTAATGTATGTTCAAGGTTCTCAATTAACTAATAAATATGCAGAAGGATATCCTAATAAAAGATATTATGGTGGATGTAAATATATTGATAAAATAGAAAAAATAGCTATAAATAGAGCTAAAAAATTATTTAATGCAAGTTATGCTAATGTGCAACCTCATTCAGGATCACAAGCTAATTTTGCTGTATATTCTGCATTATTAAATCCTGGTGATAAAATAATGGGTTTGGAAAGTTCTCATGGTGGTCATTTAACTCATGGATCCACAGTTAATTTTTCAGGAAAAATTTATAAAAATATATCTTATAAAGTTAATAATAAAGGCATTATTGACTATAATAATTTATTAAAATTAGCAAAAATACATAAACCTAAAATGATAATTGGTGGTTTTTCATCTTATTCTGGAATATGTGATTGGAAAAAAATGAGAGAAATAGCTGATCTTGTGAAAGCATATTTGCTTATTGATATGGCACATGTAGCAGGTTTAGTAGCAACTGGATTATATCCTAATCCAATACCATACGCTCATGTAGTAACTACTACAACACATAAAACTTTAGCAGGACCGAGAGGTGGATTAATTTTAGCTTCAAAAAATATCAATAACCTTTTTAATAAATTAGATTCTTCTGTATTTCCAGGAACTCAAGGTGGACCTTTAATGCATATTATTGCAGCTAAAGCTGTAGCATTTAAA from Enterobacteriaceae endosymbiont of Plateumaris braccata encodes the following:
- a CDS encoding PQQ-binding-like beta-propeller repeat protein: MKLQKLILIFFIFCSLILTGCSNNNNYCSPDYKNILKYYKNNLKIFKKNQINPRLIWFNKIIKKSDNSFSKLHLAYKHGLIYIANKNGIVKCVNMKNGKIIWNINLAKKNFCIFSYCLSEELSSGPVVSNNYLYLGSEKGKIIALNNKNGNKIWETFVFSEVLSDPVISKNILIVHNDNNILQGLDKNNGHILWTISLGPLEPYSFRGTSKPAVFFDNIITGSDNGIVSSCILNNGFIIWQRDLTKIPNSFNSLNFNDIDAQPIIANGIVYVVSYNGNFNALDLSNGNIIWKKLYKVSGDFIINNNSIYFFDINNNLLSLNIDTGNIIWSQKKFAYKKTITPIYYKNNIIIIDKQGKIYFLNANNGNIISHKFIKKFNDYIQSSLLVHDKLILQTYNGIIYMFKL
- the tadA gene encoding tRNA adenosine(34) deaminase TadA yields the protein MKNDIYWMNYALNLAKLAIKSGEIPVGAVIIQNNKIISEGKNNSIKKNDPTGHAEIIALRKAGKFLKNYRLLNTTMYVTLEPCLMCSGAIIISRINRLVYSISNNKYSNIGSFIDLLSIYNINYCIKINSGVLVNECTNTIKKFFSLKRKNKIH
- the glyA gene encoding serine hydroxymethyltransferase; the encoded protein is MLNQIIDYSNYDIKIWKLIQKEIKRQEEHIELIASENYASPYVMYVQGSQLTNKYAEGYPNKRYYGGCKYIDKIEKIAINRAKKLFNASYANVQPHSGSQANFAVYSALLNPGDKIMGLESSHGGHLTHGSTVNFSGKIYKNISYKVNNKGIIDYNNLLKLAKIHKPKMIIGGFSSYSGICDWKKMREIADLVKAYLLIDMAHVAGLVATGLYPNPIPYAHVVTTTTHKTLAGPRGGLILASKNINNLFNKLDSSVFPGTQGGPLMHIIAAKAVAFKEASKPEFLIYQKQVLKNAKLMVSIFKKRNYKIISNHTYNHLFLIDLSITNMTGIKAEKLLAKYNIIVNKNSIPDDLEPPFITSGIRIGTPAITRRGFKEYEVSLISNIIADILDKQNENILYIKEKILEICMNFPVYKIKKNFLKRI
- the der gene encoding ribosome biogenesis GTPase Der, yielding MLNYPIVTIVGSPNSGKSTLYNLLTKTNKALVNDIPGFTRDRNYGYVKINKYRFICIDTGSIINNVKKEKIKLINSLVNKQTFQAIKESDLILFIIKGLYLTNTDYEIINIIRVHKKNVIIILNRKHNDFYEKEFYSLGYKLYPINIININCINKLLILLLPYIKNIYFKKKLIKNQNYKYLNNIKNNNIILSIIGIPNVGKSTLINTILKEERMIVNHSAGTTRDSITIPITNINQIVTKYFKNLIIIDTAGIKKKNKVQNKEKNIIKNSFKSIKKSNIILFIIDGSKEIFSNQETIIINYIINQGKPIIIAINKYDLIHIQKIKQIKKVIRIKFPFIPIIFISAKYGIGLKNLFKFLFKTYNLTNQKIKTSQLMKIMYLAINNFPPPIIKKHRIKLKYIHVGKYNPLTLIIHGNQITKLENNYKRYLLNFLYKNLKFFGIPIFLKFKENKNPYNKNYIN
- the hisS gene encoding histidine--tRNA ligase is translated as MIKNITAVHGMHDYFFPDTKLWEYIENVIKRILINYGYKEIKIPILEKSILFKQVIGEMTDIVEKEMYNLNDRNGESLTLRPEGTAGCIRAVIEHNAFNFLNQRLWYNGPMFRYERPQRGRYRQFNQIGIEVLGLESPYIDSEIIIMTYYIWKELNIINNVFLEINSIGSIEDREKYIKKLIAYLEKYFHLLDEDCKRRMYKNPLRILDSKNPDIQELLNNAPKLKNFLSKNCIIKLNKLCDILNMIKINFSINYRLVRGLDYYNDIVFEWTTNQLGSHKTICGGGRYDKLITKLSKKNNINGMGCAIGIERLILLVKKINAIKLQINYLIDIYLVPMDVDLTLRKAIFIREIIRKKFPLLKIVISYYFSNLKKQIIQAIKQKVHFLLIIGKKEINNNQLTIKDLFLKKQITFLEKELIITLIKIFNY